A stretch of the Planctomycetota bacterium genome encodes the following:
- a CDS encoding GC-type dockerin domain-anchored protein: MRIASMLAAGAIAGGSVLADEQVFYGDADGFGFGAPEVDGALWRDGLGGVFFTDYRDAGDIASAPMTDWWDAFGTQTWTFDYDPSGIDSANLHFYAAGYGDFTGPAEVFVEGTLLATLDFAGQFQTTHIIDLDVPTGLLDGSTSVEFRTPDGDGYIVDYARLDLIGDDCRVDLDGDGELTIFDFLEFQNLFDAGDPAADFDGDGSLTIFDFLEFQNEFDVGCG, encoded by the coding sequence ATCCATGCTGGCGGCCGGCGCCATCGCCGGGGGCTCCGTTCTTGCCGACGAGCAGGTCTTCTACGGCGACGCCGACGGCTTCGGCTTCGGCGCGCCGGAGGTCGACGGCGCCCTGTGGCGCGACGGCCTGGGCGGGGTCTTCTTTACCGACTACCGCGACGCCGGCGATATCGCCTCGGCGCCGATGACCGACTGGTGGGACGCGTTCGGCACGCAGACGTGGACATTCGACTACGACCCGAGCGGCATCGACTCGGCCAATCTGCACTTCTACGCCGCCGGTTATGGCGACTTCACCGGCCCGGCGGAGGTCTTCGTGGAGGGCACGCTGCTGGCGACGCTCGACTTTGCCGGCCAGTTCCAGACGACCCACATCATCGACCTGGACGTGCCGACCGGCCTCCTCGATGGGTCCACCAGCGTGGAGTTCCGCACGCCGGACGGCGACGGCTACATCGTCGATTACGCCCGCCTCGATCTCATCGGCGACGACTGCCGCGTCGATCTCGACGGCGACGGCGAGCTCACCATCTTCGATTTCCTCGAATTCCAGAACCTCTTCGACGCCGGCGATCCGGCCGCCGACTTCGACGGCGACGGCTCGCTGACGATCTTCGACTTCCTCGAATTCCAGAACGAGTTCGACGTCGGCTGCGGCTGA
- a CDS encoding Nif3-like dinuclear metal center hexameric protein, protein MASVGDLMGGLEAIAPLRYAGAWDNVGLLVGARTHELAGPVVLTIDLSEAVLAEAVGLGASALLCYHPPIFRPIQRLTDETAMGRMLLEAVAAGMAVVSPHSSLDAAAGGMTDWLCEAISGSMEEGTIAGDVRALEPQLERPPTQEVKIVTFVPAKDADQLRNALASAGAGRIGAYSACSFAAEGVGTFLGGEGTSPAVGAAGTFERAPELRLEMVCSRKALAIAIETLRQFHPYEEPAIDLYELLPGPVRHAGAGRRLVLDRPASPAEIAERLKAFLGIPAVKVAAASGDAGEAVRVVGVCPGAGASLGEAAVAAGCELFVTGEMSHHEALGLLRRSCGVLLAGHTNTERGYLPRLRDRLAEAMPAAEFVVSMADAKPFAWM, encoded by the coding sequence ATGGCAAGCGTGGGCGACCTGATGGGCGGGCTTGAGGCGATCGCGCCGCTGCGCTACGCCGGCGCGTGGGACAACGTCGGGCTGCTGGTGGGCGCGCGAACGCACGAGCTGGCGGGGCCGGTGGTGCTGACCATCGACCTGTCCGAGGCGGTGCTGGCCGAGGCGGTGGGCCTGGGCGCCTCGGCGCTGCTGTGCTACCACCCGCCGATCTTCCGGCCCATCCAGCGGCTGACCGACGAGACGGCGATGGGCCGCATGCTGCTCGAGGCGGTGGCGGCTGGCATGGCGGTCGTCAGCCCGCACAGCAGCCTGGATGCGGCCGCCGGCGGGATGACCGACTGGCTGTGCGAGGCGATCAGCGGCTCGATGGAGGAGGGGACGATCGCCGGCGACGTGCGGGCGCTCGAGCCGCAGCTGGAGCGGCCACCGACGCAGGAGGTCAAGATCGTCACCTTCGTGCCCGCGAAGGACGCCGACCAGCTCCGCAACGCGCTGGCGAGCGCCGGCGCGGGCCGCATCGGCGCCTACTCGGCCTGCTCGTTCGCGGCCGAGGGCGTGGGCACCTTCCTGGGCGGCGAGGGCACGTCGCCGGCGGTCGGGGCGGCGGGCACCTTCGAGCGGGCGCCCGAGCTGCGGCTGGAGATGGTCTGCTCCCGCAAGGCGCTGGCGATCGCGATCGAGACGCTGCGGCAGTTCCATCCGTACGAAGAGCCCGCGATCGACCTGTACGAGCTGCTGCCCGGGCCCGTGCGGCACGCGGGCGCGGGGCGGCGGCTCGTGCTCGATCGGCCGGCGTCGCCCGCGGAGATCGCCGAGCGGCTCAAGGCGTTCCTGGGCATCCCGGCGGTGAAGGTGGCGGCGGCGAGCGGCGACGCCGGCGAGGCGGTCCGCGTCGTCGGCGTGTGCCCGGGCGCGGGGGCGTCGCTGGGCGAGGCCGCGGTCGCCGCCGGCTGCGAGCTGTTCGTCACCGGCGAGATGAGCCACCACGAGGCCCTCGGCCTGCTGCGGCGCAGCTGCGGCGTGCTGCTGGCGGGCCACACCAACACCGAGCGGGGCTACCTGCCCCGGCTGCGGGATCGGCTGGCCGAGGCGATGCCCGCCGCCGAGTTCGTCGTCTCGATGGCGGACGCCAAGCCGTTCGCGTGGATGTAG
- a CDS encoding ROK family protein → MSDAPGQSRLPASPALSPNQLLVGVDVGATGSRAGVVDAAGHVLGRAKRETPRDPADAARVVAEIVREACQAAGIAVPPRLGIGVPGPVARNAITAAVNLGWRDVPFARLAAEQLGVPCTLLNDVDAAARAEHQAGAAAGQSDVLAVWIGTGVGGGAILGNTPLAGACGVAAEIGHAVIDVHAPPDRRLVEHRCSRRAILGEIRLRVDRGGATALREVAPAAVADAYRAGDDLVAGVVDEAMDVLGAAVASACAILGTRFVVVGGALAEMLGPAVCDRVGRAANADAFPPGSDIDVRLSAFGDDAGLIGAAFAAANTIPA, encoded by the coding sequence ATGAGCGATGCACCCGGCCAATCCCGGCTACCCGCCTCACCAGCACTCTCGCCCAACCAGCTGCTCGTTGGCGTCGACGTCGGCGCCACGGGCTCGCGCGCGGGCGTAGTGGACGCGGCGGGCCACGTGCTCGGCCGCGCCAAGCGCGAGACCCCTCGCGACCCCGCCGACGCCGCCCGCGTCGTCGCCGAGATCGTCCGCGAGGCGTGCCAGGCCGCCGGCATCGCGGTCCCGCCCCGCCTGGGCATCGGGGTGCCGGGGCCGGTCGCCCGGAACGCCATCACCGCCGCCGTCAACCTTGGGTGGCGTGACGTGCCCTTCGCACGCCTCGCCGCCGAACAACTCGGGGTGCCCTGCACGCTGCTCAACGACGTCGACGCCGCCGCCCGCGCCGAGCACCAAGCCGGGGCGGCGGCGGGCCAGTCCGACGTGCTCGCCGTCTGGATCGGCACGGGCGTCGGCGGCGGCGCGATCCTGGGCAACACGCCCCTCGCCGGGGCCTGCGGCGTCGCCGCCGAGATCGGCCACGCCGTCATCGACGTGCACGCACCCCCGGATCGCCGGCTGGTCGAGCACCGCTGCTCCCGCCGGGCCATCCTCGGCGAGATCCGCCTGCGCGTCGACCGCGGGGGCGCCACGGCCCTCCGCGAGGTCGCCCCCGCCGCCGTCGCCGACGCCTACCGCGCGGGCGACGATCTCGTCGCGGGCGTGGTCGACGAGGCCATGGACGTGCTCGGCGCCGCCGTCGCGAGCGCCTGCGCCATCCTCGGCACCCGCTTCGTCGTGGTGGGCGGCGCCCTCGCCGAGATGCTGGGCCCCGCCGTGTGCGACCGCGTCGGCCGCGCCGCCAACGCCGACGCCTTCCCGCCCGGCAGCGACATCGACGTGCGGCTGAGCGCCTTCGGCGACGACGCGGGGCTCATCGGGGCCGCCTTCGCCGCGGCGAATACCATCCCCGCATGA